Below is a genomic region from Phacochoerus africanus isolate WHEZ1 chromosome X, ROS_Pafr_v1, whole genome shotgun sequence.
ttcaagcAAGTATTTGTCTCAGTTAACAATTCTGACAGTTTTCACAGCCACATTCTAAGAGGAACATAACAAAAGTACTTCACAGAAATCAAAACTCTGTAGCACCAAACTAACATGCTTTAGATAATTGACAGCAGTTTACATATTTTGAAGAATATTATACTACAACAGACTAGATAGAATAAACTGATACTTAGACACTTTAGGACAATATTTTAGGCTACCAAGAAAATATGACAACACAAGACTGTGAGGAATTCTAGTGTTGAGGTTatatggcagttttttttttcaaggctatATAAACCTGCTTCACTTTTGCTTGAAATTTGAGACTCTCGAAAATTCTTTCAGGcagcctcttttttattttcgATATTTCCTGTTTCCATAATCTTTACCAACATCATAGGTATCTTTGACTTCTCCTGTGTAGTAATAGATAGATTTCAGGATGACATTATCATGTAAAATTTGACCAATTTCAAAGTCCTCATCAAGGATGGCATCTTCTCTGGGTTCAAGCTTCCCTATGGTAGGAATCTCAGGAGGGctaaagaaattgaagaatgaTGCATTAGGAACCACTCTTGGCTGGGTTGCAACTTCACCAGTGGCAGTTGTGCGACTCCGGGTGGTTGTGACTGTAacatcctttcctcttctccaatCTATCTTACAGCCTTTGCaatcttggatttcccagcccCAGGAGAAGAAGGGATCATTGTGATCTGGCTTTGACTTTATTATATATGTCTTGGTCAGCACCTCATTTTTGAAGTATGGATTGGGTAGGAAGCAAAACTCAAATGTGTAACTTATAGGCCGGCCAGGTTTTGAGAACTTCAGGCTAACATCTGACAGGAACTTCAGAATGGGCTCATCATACTTTTGAATCATGGGTCCCAGCTTGTCAACATTCTTTAAGACAGTCAGCCAATAGTCGGGAATGCCTTTAGGATCTTCTCTTTTAGGCTTTCCTTTGCGAGCTCTTTTCAGAGCCCTTTCTTTAGGCCTGACCTCAGGAATTCTTTTAGGAGCTTCTTTTACAGCAACCCTGGCCTTAGTCGCCTCTGTTGCTTTAGGCTGCTCTCTATCTTCTGCCTTTGCTTGGGGGGCTTCTTTTGGATCTTCCTTTACTTCAGGCTTGGCCTCCAGAGCATCTTTAGACTCTGCTCTTTCTTCAGCCTTTGCCTCGGGATTTTCTTTAGGGGCTGCATTTTCTTCAGCCTTGACCTCAGGTTTTGGTTTTGGGTCCTCTTCTTCCTCACCCTCTAAGGCAGGCATTTCACTAGGGCCCTCTTCCTGCACTTCCTCATCACTGCTAAACACCTCATCCTCCGAATTCCATTCACATTCTTCCTCCGTGGGCTCATATTCTGCATTGATGATTTGGAATCGCCGATCATACAGAGGCCTATTGAGTTCGGCATATTTTCTTTCGAGCTCGTGAATTGCCTTTAAGAACAGGGCGTCTACCTTGTCACATTCATCTTGAATATTTCTGAGCGCCTGCACACGATTTCTAACTGCCCGAGGCAGCTGATCCACGAAACTCCTACCTGACGGAGCCCGCCGCGCCCTTCTGGAAGGCCCAGGTACCCTCTTCTTTCTATAGAAACGGCTGCGgctattgctgctgctgctgctactgctgctgctgcaacTAGTGCTGCTgctagagctgctgctgctgctgctgctgctgtcagattcttcCCCAGAATCGCTAGACGAGCTAGCCACCATCTCTTCATCCACCCCCTGGGCCGCAGCTCCCGAGACCCTGTTAGGATCCGCTTCTGCCATTCTGCAAGCCTGCAAACGGCTTAGGGTGGTGACTACCGCGCGCACAGAGATGGGCCGAAAATGACTCACGGATGCTTGGGTGGCGGCGGTGGAGGTCGGGGCAGCGGCGAAGGCAGCAGGAGTgcagggcggggtggggctgggctgaaGCCGCGGAGGCGGCAGCGACACTGGAGGCCTGAGCAAGAGCGGCAGAGGTAAGGCCTCTCCCGGCTGCAGCTGCTGCGTACCGAGGCGTGCCTCAGCCGAATGGCGCAGTGCGAGACCCCGAGATCTCTTCACTGCTAAGATATTGAACCCCCCCTCCCCTAGCAGTCAGACCTCCCGTCAATTTCGTTCCCAGTGTGCCCTTTAGCTCGCACCTCATTTGCTAGGAATGCTTGATTGACAAACCCTCAGGCCAATGAGTAGCCAAAAGCACCGCCCCCTCCAGACTCCGCCCACCTTCCCAGGCGCTCCTAGGTAGCTAAGGCTCATACCCCTGGAAGAcgttttttcccttcaaaattttatccttatagttttataattcaaaaaaaaaaaaaaaaaaaaagcttagctaTGAGGTAAAAATACTAGTCATGGTTTCTAACAAGGGAAGAGGAGTATCCTTCTCCCATCTGCCCTTCATTAATTCCCGTTTGGTTTGTCAGGGGCCTCGTgacaaaaatctgttttttaaaaattggatgaAAATACTCCAAATGGCATCTTTGGGTAGTGTGCTTGTGGatgattttttaattctctttcttctA
It encodes:
- the NAP1L3 gene encoding nucleosome assembly protein 1-like 3, translating into MAEADPNRVSGAAAQGVDEEMVASSSSDSGEESDSSSSSSSSSSSSTSCSSSSSSSSSNSRSRFYRKKRVPGPSRRARRAPSGRSFVDQLPRAVRNRVQALRNIQDECDKVDALFLKAIHELERKYAELNRPLYDRRFQIINAEYEPTEEECEWNSEDEVFSSDEEVQEEGPSEMPALEGEEEEDPKPKPEVKAEENAAPKENPEAKAEERAESKDALEAKPEVKEDPKEAPQAKAEDREQPKATEATKARVAVKEAPKRIPEVRPKERALKRARKGKPKREDPKGIPDYWLTVLKNVDKLGPMIQKYDEPILKFLSDVSLKFSKPGRPISYTFEFCFLPNPYFKNEVLTKTYIIKSKPDHNDPFFSWGWEIQDCKGCKIDWRRGKDVTVTTTRSRTTATGEVATQPRVVPNASFFNFFSPPEIPTIGKLEPREDAILDEDFEIGQILHDNVILKSIYYYTGEVKDTYDVGKDYGNRKYRK